The following coding sequences lie in one Arachis ipaensis cultivar K30076 chromosome B03, Araip1.1, whole genome shotgun sequence genomic window:
- the LOC110269456 gene encoding uncharacterized protein LOC110269456, protein MGATPFHHSIPEVQLPKHFNKPTDMRYDRTQDPQEYLTAFEARMNLEDVGDEVRCRAFPMTLVGPLIRWFNALPQKSVMTFTDITRGFLAQFTTRIAKAKHLINLPRVTQRNGEPTRKYLDRFNDECLEIDGLTNSVASLCLTNGLLNEDFRKYLATKHVWTMQKIQNMAREYINDEEVSQVVAANKWQPAHLPNRQPGNGERPKEHSKDGGPTKPFKPFPRVRRITNYTPLMALIVEVYQQIADKGILSKARQLKDRTGRNKNLYCDYHKGFGHKTQDCFDLKDALEQAIREGKLAEFSQFIRESRRQERDRSDDDRSRVVKPRQEPEEDNDSSLTVVNLIVERDIASRSKSAAKKDAKILAVSSTNHGPSLRRTPRISFGTEDQWFHNIPENPPMVITARVGTGLVK, encoded by the coding sequence ATGGGAGCAACCCCTTTTCACCACTCCATTCCTGAGGTCCAGCTGCCAAAACATTTcaacaagccaacggacatgagatACGACAGAACCCAGGACCCCCAGGAATACctaacggcctttgaggccaggatgaacctggaggaTGTGGGTGATGAGGTGAGATGTCGCGCTTTTCCCATGACCCTGGTAGGACCGTTAATTCGATGGTTCAACGCGCTCCCTCAAAAGTCCGTGATGACTTTCACGGATATAACCCGTGGCTTTCTAGCACAATTTACCACACGCATTGCCAAAGCCAAGCACCTGATCAACCTTCCAAGGGTGACCCAAAGAAATGGGGAACCGACTAGGAAGTATCTTGATAGGTTCAACGATGAGTGCCTAGAGATTGATGGCTTGACCAACTCGGTGGCCAGCTTGTGTCTGACGAACGGGCTGTTAAATGAAGACTTCAGAAAATACCTCGCTACCAAACATGTGTGGACCATGCAGAAAATTCAGAATATGGCGAGAGAATACATCAACGACGAGGAGGTCAGCCAAGTGGTGGCGGCCAACAAATGGCAGCCCGCCCATCTTCCTAATCGCCAGCCCGGAAACGGGGAAAGGCCCAAGGAGCACTCCAAGGACGGAGGGCCGACTAAACCCTTCAAACCTTTCCCACGAGTAAGAAGAATCACAAACTATACTCCTCTGATGGCCCTGATCGTTGAGGTATACCAACAGATAGCCGACAAAGGCATCTTGTCAAAAGCCCGCCAGCTCAAGGACAGAACTGGCAGAAACAAGAATCTCTACTGTGACTACCACAAAGGTTTCGGCCATAAAACCCAAGACTGCTTTGACTTGAAGGACGCTTTGGAACAGGCAATTCGTGAAGGCAAACTGGCGGAGTTCTCACAGTTCATAAGAGAATCCAGGAGGCAAGAGCGCGACCGATCTGACGATGACAGAAGCCGTGTTGTGAAGCCAAGGCAAGAGCCTGAAGAAGACAACGACAGCAGCCTCACTGTTGTGAATCTCATAGTCGAAAGAGACATAGCATCGAGATCGAAGTCAGCAGCAAAGAAAGACGCCAAGATTCTGGCCGTATCATCAACTAACCATGGACCCTCCCTCAGGAGAACCCCAAGGATATCATTCGGAACAGAGGACCAATGGTTCCACAATATCCCGGAGAACCCGCCCATGGTAATCACGGCAAGAGTGGGAACGGGTTTGGTAAAGTGA